The following coding sequences lie in one Steroidobacter denitrificans genomic window:
- the ahcY gene encoding adenosylhomocysteinase, with amino-acid sequence MSAVATPNASAGRNSTPFAGDFHVADLSLADWGRKEILIAETEMPGLMAIREEFAKSQPLKGARITGSLHMTIQTAVLIETLEALGAQVRWASCNVFSTQDHAAAAIAAGGTPVFAYKGESLQEYWEFTHRIFAWPDGGYSNMILDDGGDATLLLHLGARAEADPAVLSKPGSDEEIALFDSIRAKLKTDASWYSTRLKQIKGVTEETTTGVNRLYQMAKEGKLAFPAINVNDSVTKSKFDNLYGCRESLLDGIKRATDVMIAGKIAVICGYGDVGKGSAQAMRSLSAQVWITEIDPICALQAAMEGYRVVTMEEAADKGDIFVTTTGNFHVITHDHMKRMKNNAIVCNIGHFDNEIDVASLRKYTWESIKPQVDHIIFPDGKRIILLAEGRLVNLGCATGHPSYVMSSSFANQTLAQIELFANTREYPIGVHVLPKHLDEKVARLQLAKLGVQLTQLTDEQARYIGVPKEGPYKPDHYRY; translated from the coding sequence ATGAGCGCAGTTGCAACGCCGAATGCCTCGGCCGGACGCAATTCAACCCCGTTCGCCGGCGACTTTCATGTTGCCGATCTGTCCCTGGCCGACTGGGGACGCAAAGAGATCCTGATCGCCGAGACGGAGATGCCTGGCCTGATGGCGATCCGCGAGGAGTTCGCAAAGTCGCAGCCCCTGAAAGGGGCGCGAATCACCGGGTCCTTGCACATGACGATCCAGACCGCGGTATTGATCGAAACGCTCGAGGCGCTGGGTGCGCAGGTGCGCTGGGCTTCCTGCAATGTGTTTTCGACCCAGGATCATGCTGCCGCGGCGATCGCAGCCGGAGGTACTCCGGTGTTCGCCTACAAGGGCGAGTCGCTGCAGGAGTACTGGGAATTCACGCATCGCATTTTTGCGTGGCCCGACGGTGGTTATTCGAACATGATCCTCGACGATGGCGGCGATGCGACTTTGCTGTTGCACCTGGGCGCGCGTGCCGAGGCCGACCCGGCCGTATTGTCGAAACCCGGCAGCGATGAGGAAATTGCGTTGTTCGATTCGATCAGGGCGAAGTTGAAGACCGATGCGTCCTGGTATTCGACCCGCTTGAAACAGATCAAGGGGGTGACGGAGGAGACGACCACAGGCGTCAATCGCCTGTACCAGATGGCCAAAGAGGGCAAACTGGCTTTCCCCGCCATCAATGTCAACGATTCAGTCACCAAGAGCAAGTTCGACAATTTGTATGGTTGTCGCGAATCGCTGCTGGACGGCATCAAGCGGGCGACCGACGTCATGATTGCCGGCAAGATTGCCGTCATCTGCGGCTACGGCGACGTCGGCAAGGGATCGGCACAGGCCATGCGCTCGCTGTCCGCGCAGGTGTGGATTACCGAGATCGACCCGATCTGTGCGTTACAGGCGGCGATGGAAGGTTACCGCGTAGTCACGATGGAAGAAGCTGCCGACAAGGGCGATATATTTGTAACGACGACCGGTAACTTTCATGTGATTACCCACGATCATATGAAGCGTATGAAGAACAATGCCATCGTGTGCAACATCGGACACTTCGATAATGAGATCGATGTGGCCTCGCTGCGTAAGTACACCTGGGAAAGCATCAAGCCGCAGGTCGATCACATCATTTTCCCGGACGGCAAGCGCATCATTCTGCTGGCCGAAGGGCGCCTGGTAAATCTCGGCTGCGCGACCGGACACCCGTCCTATGTCATGAGTTCATCATTCGCCAACCAGACACTGGCGCAGATCGAGTTGTTCGCGAACACACGGGAGTATCCGATCGGCGTTCATGTGTTGCCGAAGCATCTGGACGAGAAGGTGGCGCGGCTTCAACTGGCGAAGCTGGGCGTGCAGCTCACGCAGCTGACCGATGAGCAGGCCCGGTATATCGGGGTGCCGAAGGAAGGACCGTACAAGCCCGATCATTATCGCTACTGA
- a CDS encoding MBL fold metallo-hydrolase, producing MNVFFERIDHGITVIDTGFVRPRFDASYLLVENGRAAFVDTGPNSAVPRLLAALQRHGLTPPDVDYVIPTHVHLDHAGGVGLLMQQLPRAQLVIHPRGVRHMTDPAALMEGVRAVYGAEVAARDYGELVPVPADRVVATEDGMVVELGGRALRFAHTPGHARHHHCIWDEVSAGWFTGDAFGLAYPELHTPAGPYVVPATAPVQFDQIALHTSVERLLAEQPSRMYLTHYGEVRDPQKLARQLLRQVDAMADAARALAQAGLRGRGPAHRHEQLKRVFKDIYFTELRSMGCSLDEATLQDVLGMDIELNAQGLGVWLDKAA from the coding sequence ATGAACGTATTCTTTGAACGTATCGATCACGGTATCACGGTGATCGATACGGGATTTGTTCGACCCAGGTTCGATGCAAGCTATCTGCTGGTGGAGAATGGACGCGCAGCCTTCGTCGATACGGGTCCCAACAGTGCTGTCCCACGGCTGCTGGCGGCGCTGCAGAGGCATGGATTGACGCCGCCGGACGTCGACTATGTCATCCCCACCCATGTGCATCTTGATCATGCCGGCGGTGTAGGCTTATTGATGCAGCAACTACCGCGGGCGCAGTTGGTCATACATCCACGTGGCGTACGGCACATGACCGATCCCGCGGCGCTGATGGAAGGGGTGCGCGCCGTGTATGGAGCCGAAGTGGCGGCGCGCGACTATGGAGAACTCGTACCTGTTCCAGCCGATCGAGTAGTTGCAACCGAGGATGGGATGGTGGTCGAACTCGGCGGACGGGCGCTGCGATTTGCCCATACTCCGGGGCATGCACGCCATCATCACTGTATCTGGGATGAAGTCAGCGCAGGATGGTTCACTGGTGATGCCTTCGGGTTGGCGTATCCGGAATTGCATACCCCTGCCGGACCCTATGTCGTACCTGCTACTGCGCCGGTACAATTCGATCAAATTGCGCTGCACACTTCGGTCGAGCGTTTGTTGGCGGAGCAACCGAGCCGTATGTATCTAACCCACTATGGCGAGGTACGGGATCCGCAAAAACTTGCGAGACAGTTACTGCGGCAAGTCGATGCCATGGCGGATGCCGCGCGCGCCCTGGCCCAGGCGGGATTGCGGGGGCGCGGCCCGGCCCATCGTCATGAGCAGTTGAAACGAGTCTTCAAGGATATCTATTTCACCGAACTGCGCTCGATGGGGTGTTCGCTCGATGAGGCCACCCTCCAGGATGTGCTGGGGATGGATATCGAACTCAATGCCCAGGGACTGGGTGTCTGGCTCGACAAGGCAGCGTGA
- a CDS encoding GlsB/YeaQ/YmgE family stress response membrane protein, whose translation MGILIWLIVGGICGWLASIIMRTDAQQGIFLNVVVGIVGALLAGFIISPLIGVGTINEGISIATFLVSLAGAVVLLAIVNLFRRGSVR comes from the coding sequence ATGGGTATCCTGATATGGTTGATCGTAGGCGGAATCTGCGGCTGGCTGGCTAGTATCATTATGCGAACCGATGCGCAACAAGGTATTTTTCTCAATGTCGTCGTGGGTATCGTGGGTGCGCTGCTGGCAGGATTCATCATCTCCCCGTTGATCGGAGTCGGTACGATCAACGAAGGTATTTCGATCGCGACATTCCTGGTGTCGCTGGCGGGAGCCGTCGTGCTGCTGGCCATCGTCAATCTTTTCCGGCGCGGCAGCGTGCGCTGA
- a CDS encoding ABC-F family ATPase, with translation MLSTSNVTVQFGAKPLFENVTVKFGDGNRYGLIGANGCGKSTLMKVLGGELEQNAGEVMLETGMRLGRLNQNQFAYEDQRVLDVVMQGHVEMWEAMQERDRIYADPEATDDDYMKAAELEARFAEFGGYDAESRAASILTAAGIGPVYHDGPMREVAPGWKLRVLLAQALFSRPDVLLLDEPTNNLDIHSIRWLEGVLNQYDATMIIISHDRHFLNQVCTHIADLDYGQVKIYPGNYDDFMLASTQARARVEAANAKARDRISDLQEFVRRFSANASKARQATSRLKQIDKIKIEEIKPSSRQNPYIRFEQAKKLYRNAVAVEELSFRYPDSDTDVLDNISFGVEAGERIAIIGPNGVGKTTLMRCLAGELVPTRGSVEWVENAQIGYMPQDPQAQFMQPVDLLNWMSEWRSKSDDEQIVRATLGRLLFSGDETRKSVKVLSGGEKGRMIYGKLMLVRPNVMLLDEPTNHMDMETIESLQIGLEKYPGTLIFVSHDREFVSGLATRIIELRPGGAAVDFRGSYDEYLGSQGIAA, from the coding sequence ATGCTTTCTACTTCCAATGTCACGGTTCAATTCGGCGCCAAGCCGCTGTTCGAGAATGTCACGGTAAAATTCGGCGACGGCAATCGCTACGGGCTCATCGGCGCCAACGGCTGCGGCAAATCCACGCTGATGAAGGTTCTGGGCGGTGAGCTGGAGCAGAACGCCGGCGAAGTCATGCTGGAGACCGGAATGCGGCTGGGACGGCTCAACCAGAACCAGTTCGCTTATGAGGATCAGCGCGTGCTCGACGTGGTCATGCAGGGCCATGTGGAGATGTGGGAGGCGATGCAGGAGCGGGACCGCATCTATGCGGATCCCGAGGCCACTGACGATGACTACATGAAGGCGGCGGAACTGGAGGCGAGGTTCGCCGAGTTCGGCGGCTACGATGCCGAGTCGCGCGCCGCCAGTATTCTCACCGCTGCCGGCATCGGTCCTGTCTATCACGATGGGCCTATGCGGGAGGTGGCGCCGGGTTGGAAATTGCGCGTATTGCTTGCACAGGCCTTGTTCTCCCGGCCGGACGTATTGTTGCTGGATGAGCCGACGAACAATCTGGACATCCATTCGATCCGCTGGCTCGAGGGCGTGCTGAACCAGTATGACGCCACCATGATCATCATCAGTCATGACCGGCATTTTCTGAACCAGGTCTGTACGCATATCGCCGATTTGGATTACGGGCAGGTCAAGATCTATCCGGGTAATTATGACGATTTCATGCTTGCCTCCACCCAGGCCCGTGCTCGTGTCGAAGCTGCGAATGCCAAGGCACGCGATCGTATTTCGGACTTGCAGGAATTCGTACGCCGCTTCTCCGCGAATGCTTCCAAGGCGCGTCAGGCGACCTCGCGCTTGAAGCAGATCGACAAGATCAAGATCGAGGAGATCAAGCCGTCCTCGCGTCAGAACCCGTATATTCGTTTCGAGCAGGCGAAAAAGCTGTATCGCAATGCCGTCGCCGTGGAAGAGTTGAGCTTTCGATATCCGGACAGCGATACCGACGTGCTCGACAACATCAGCTTCGGCGTCGAGGCAGGCGAACGCATCGCAATCATCGGTCCCAATGGGGTCGGCAAGACGACCTTGATGCGCTGCCTGGCCGGAGAATTGGTGCCGACGCGGGGCAGCGTCGAGTGGGTGGAGAACGCGCAGATCGGTTACATGCCGCAGGATCCGCAGGCCCAGTTCATGCAGCCTGTCGATTTGCTCAACTGGATGAGTGAATGGCGCAGCAAGAGCGACGACGAACAGATCGTACGCGCCACGCTGGGTCGACTGCTGTTCTCGGGTGATGAAACCCGCAAGTCCGTGAAGGTATTGTCGGGCGGCGAGAAGGGCCGGATGATCTACGGCAAGCTGATGCTGGTCAGGCCGAACGTCATGCTCCTGGACGAGCCGACAAATCATATGGATATGGAGACGATCGAATCCTTGCAGATCGGCTTGGAGAAATACCCCGGTACGCTGATCTTCGTATCTCACGATCGTGAATTCGTCTCGGGGCTGGCGACTCGCATCATCGAACTGCGGCCGGGGGGCGCGGCAGTCGATTTTCGGGGCAGCTACGACGAGTATCTGGGCTCCCAGGGCATCGCCGCCTGA
- a CDS encoding RNA recognition motif domain-containing protein yields MSKIYVGNLPFSADENAVRELFQQHGTVESVALINDRETGRPRGFGFVEMPRADAARAIQALNGQDMGGRPLRVNEAQDKPRGGGGGGQRRW; encoded by the coding sequence ATGAGTAAGATTTATGTGGGCAATCTGCCCTTTTCCGCCGATGAGAATGCGGTGCGTGAGCTGTTTCAGCAGCATGGCACCGTTGAATCCGTGGCGCTGATCAATGATCGCGAGACCGGCCGTCCGCGTGGCTTCGGCTTCGTGGAAATGCCGCGTGCCGACGCGGCACGCGCGATCCAGGCCCTGAACGGCCAGGATATGGGCGGGCGCCCGCTGCGCGTCAACGAGGCGCAGGACAAGCCCCGCGGCGGCGGCGGCGGCGGCCAGCGTCGCTGGTAA
- a CDS encoding DUF167 domain-containing protein: MTGPIRFHVYVQPRASRTEVAGTHDDCVKIRLAAPPVDGAANAALVAFIADRLGIAKSRVRIAAGQSARRKLVEIDAPVDGLAGCQPGDRMNRLAAAQVSAALR, from the coding sequence ATGACCGGTCCCATTCGCTTTCATGTCTATGTTCAACCGCGCGCTTCCCGGACCGAGGTTGCGGGCACTCATGATGATTGTGTGAAGATCCGGCTTGCCGCGCCGCCCGTGGATGGCGCGGCGAACGCCGCCCTAGTGGCGTTCATCGCGGATCGTTTGGGAATCGCAAAATCGCGCGTGCGCATTGCCGCTGGACAGTCGGCACGTCGCAAGCTCGTGGAAATCGACGCTCCCGTCGATGGCCTTGCCGGCTGCCAGCCCGGCGATCGCATGAACCGGCTGGCCGCCGCACAGGTTAGCGCCGCCCTTCGGTAA
- a CDS encoding dihydrolipoamide acetyltransferase family protein gives MTRHVVKLPDLGEGTVSSEIVLWRVKPGDVIQEDQPMVEMSTDKAVMEMPAPVSGRVVSLGGQPGDAIAVGAELLVIETDSPIPSSASPRSGPAADPPQSEPLERSTAIPASSRIMTSPATRLRARKAGIDLTTITGTGRDGRILREDLDAALSEHSSGTQEHRSPRRGDTVRRTATEEIRILGVRRIGAQRVSESKRNIPHFAYVEEVDVTELERLRQHLNTRLSGDAVHYTYLPLLALALARTLEHFPKCNALYDAERSVLVQHSGIHLGIATQTPDGLKVPVVRHVEAMTLREVAAEIRRVTEAARHGTAGRDELRGSTITITSLGRLGGIVSTPIINAPEIAIIGINKSVERPVVHNGNIAVRLMMNLSSSFDHRFIDGYDAAEAIQTLKTYLEQPAMIFIRD, from the coding sequence ATGACCCGGCACGTCGTCAAACTGCCTGATCTGGGCGAAGGCACGGTATCCTCGGAAATCGTCCTCTGGCGCGTCAAGCCGGGCGATGTCATCCAGGAGGACCAGCCCATGGTCGAGATGTCGACCGACAAGGCCGTTATGGAAATGCCGGCGCCGGTCTCCGGCCGGGTCGTTTCCCTGGGTGGCCAGCCCGGCGATGCCATTGCCGTCGGCGCCGAGTTGCTTGTCATCGAGACCGATTCGCCGATACCGAGCAGCGCATCGCCCCGCAGCGGCCCCGCTGCCGACCCGCCGCAAAGTGAACCCCTGGAGAGATCCACGGCCATACCGGCTTCGAGCAGGATCATGACATCTCCCGCCACGCGCCTGCGGGCGCGCAAAGCAGGCATCGACCTGACGACGATCACCGGTACCGGTCGTGACGGCCGGATCCTGCGGGAAGACCTCGACGCTGCGTTGAGCGAACACTCGTCCGGCACCCAAGAGCATCGATCGCCGCGGCGCGGCGACACCGTCCGGCGAACCGCCACCGAGGAAATTCGTATCCTGGGTGTACGCCGTATCGGCGCCCAGCGCGTCAGCGAGTCCAAACGCAACATTCCTCACTTCGCCTATGTGGAAGAAGTCGATGTCACCGAACTCGAGCGATTAAGGCAACACCTCAACACACGACTGTCCGGCGATGCGGTGCACTACACGTACCTACCGCTGCTGGCACTGGCGCTGGCGCGAACCCTCGAGCACTTTCCCAAATGTAACGCCTTGTACGATGCCGAACGCAGCGTACTGGTTCAGCACAGCGGCATTCATCTCGGCATCGCCACGCAGACCCCCGACGGCCTGAAAGTACCCGTCGTACGGCATGTGGAAGCCATGACGCTGCGGGAGGTTGCTGCGGAAATTCGCCGGGTGACCGAAGCGGCCCGCCATGGCACGGCTGGCCGCGACGAGTTGCGCGGATCGACGATCACGATCACCAGCCTGGGCAGGTTGGGCGGCATCGTCTCCACACCGATCATCAATGCGCCGGAGATTGCCATCATCGGTATCAACAAGAGCGTCGAACGTCCTGTCGTCCACAACGGCAACATCGCCGTGCGCCTGATGATGAATCTATCCTCGTCGTTCGACCACCGCTTCATCGACGGCTACGACGCCGCCGAAGCGATCCAGACATTGAAGACCTACCTGGAACAGCCGGCGATGATCTTCATTCGGGATTAG
- a CDS encoding alpha-ketoacid dehydrogenase subunit beta, translating into MSHMNMIQALNSAMDVMMARDPGVVVLGEDVGYFGGVFRTTDGLQRKYGEHRVLDTPITEGGIVAAAIGMAVNGLRPVAEIQFADYIYPAYDQIVSELARIRYRTGGEFAAPVTIRTPCGGGIRGGQTHSQSPEALFAHICGLKVVMPSNPYDAKGLLISAIEDEDPVVFFEPKRLYNGPFDGDPDKPATAWSSHPRGNVPEGHYRVPIGLAEIIRPGGQVTIVTYGTMVHVCLASARGLGVDAEIIDLRTIAPLDVETIAASVKKTGRCIVAHEATRFAGFGAEILASIQEDCFWHLEAPIQRVAGWDTPYPHAFEWEYFPGQARVSAAIKATLEAS; encoded by the coding sequence ATGAGTCATATGAACATGATCCAGGCGCTCAATTCCGCCATGGATGTCATGATGGCGCGGGATCCCGGCGTCGTCGTCCTGGGAGAGGACGTCGGTTATTTCGGCGGTGTTTTCCGCACCACAGACGGCCTGCAGCGCAAGTATGGCGAACACCGCGTGCTCGACACGCCCATCACCGAAGGCGGTATCGTCGCAGCTGCCATCGGTATGGCGGTCAATGGACTTCGACCGGTGGCGGAGATTCAGTTTGCCGACTACATCTACCCCGCCTACGATCAGATCGTCAGCGAGTTGGCCCGCATCCGCTACCGCACCGGTGGAGAGTTCGCCGCGCCGGTGACGATACGCACGCCCTGCGGCGGCGGCATTCGCGGCGGCCAGACGCACTCCCAGAGTCCGGAGGCCTTGTTCGCTCATATCTGCGGCCTGAAGGTCGTCATGCCCTCCAATCCCTACGATGCCAAAGGGCTGCTGATCTCCGCCATCGAGGACGAGGATCCAGTGGTGTTCTTCGAACCCAAGCGGCTCTACAACGGCCCTTTCGACGGCGATCCTGACAAGCCGGCGACGGCTTGGAGTTCACATCCCAGGGGGAATGTGCCCGAAGGGCATTATCGCGTACCGATCGGCCTGGCCGAAATCATCCGGCCCGGCGGCCAGGTCACGATCGTGACCTATGGGACCATGGTGCACGTCTGCCTGGCGAGCGCCCGGGGCCTGGGCGTGGATGCGGAGATCATCGACCTGCGCACGATCGCTCCGTTGGATGTGGAAACCATTGCCGCGTCGGTCAAAAAGACCGGGCGCTGCATCGTCGCACACGAAGCAACACGCTTCGCCGGGTTCGGCGCGGAAATTCTCGCCAGCATCCAGGAGGACTGCTTCTGGCACCTGGAAGCCCCGATCCAGCGCGTCGCAGGCTGGGATACCCCTTATCCCCATGCGTTCGAATGGGAATACTTCCCCGGACAGGCGCGCGTGTCGGCCGCGATCAAGGCAACCTTGGAGGCCTCATGA
- a CDS encoding thiamine pyrophosphate-dependent enzyme: MSSIPRSRLHVPRPPARPGEAPDFSYVVLSPAGAVERPDPNAPTSQIEYLADSMVRVLDDDHRAVGPWNPHLAPSDLELGLRHMLLTRIFDDRMHRAQRQGKITFYIKSTGEEAVSVAQCMALRPGDMLFPSYRNQGLHITRGRKLVDLMCQLLSNTRDMCKGRQLPVMYHWREGRLFSISGNLATQFPQAVGWAMAAAIKNEDHVAASWVGDGSTAEADFHNALLFAEVYKAPVILNVVNNQWAISTFQTFAGGEQRCFAARGPGYGLPGIRVDGNDFLAVYAVTQWAAARARTGAGPTLIELVTYRAAPHSTSDDPSRYRPKDDWEHWPLGDPIERLKSHLIALDAWSEERESLLIRQCEEEVAAAWREATTYGTLSDGPQLDPDTMFDDVLKERTSNLERQRRQLAQERAKP; this comes from the coding sequence ATGAGCTCGATCCCACGATCCCGTCTACATGTTCCACGCCCGCCGGCGCGGCCCGGCGAAGCGCCGGATTTCAGCTATGTCGTCCTCTCGCCGGCCGGCGCGGTTGAGCGGCCGGATCCGAATGCACCGACGTCACAGATCGAATATCTTGCCGATTCGATGGTGCGTGTACTGGACGACGATCACCGCGCGGTGGGGCCATGGAACCCGCACCTGGCGCCCTCCGACCTGGAACTCGGACTGCGCCACATGTTGTTGACGCGGATCTTCGATGATCGCATGCATCGTGCACAGCGCCAGGGCAAGATCACGTTCTATATAAAGTCGACCGGCGAAGAAGCCGTCTCGGTGGCGCAATGCATGGCGCTGCGCCCCGGCGACATGCTGTTTCCTTCATATCGAAATCAGGGGTTGCATATCACTCGTGGACGCAAGCTGGTGGACCTGATGTGCCAGTTGCTATCGAACACACGGGACATGTGCAAGGGGCGTCAACTACCGGTCATGTACCACTGGCGCGAGGGCAGGTTGTTTTCCATTTCCGGCAATCTGGCCACTCAGTTTCCGCAGGCCGTTGGCTGGGCAATGGCCGCTGCGATCAAGAACGAAGATCATGTCGCCGCCAGCTGGGTGGGTGACGGCAGTACGGCCGAAGCGGATTTTCACAATGCCCTGCTGTTCGCGGAAGTCTACAAGGCCCCGGTGATTCTCAACGTCGTCAACAATCAGTGGGCAATCTCGACGTTCCAGACCTTTGCCGGCGGCGAACAACGCTGCTTCGCGGCGCGCGGTCCGGGCTACGGCCTCCCGGGCATCCGGGTCGACGGCAACGACTTTCTGGCCGTCTACGCAGTGACCCAGTGGGCCGCCGCTCGCGCCCGCACCGGTGCCGGTCCCACCCTGATCGAACTGGTCACTTATCGCGCCGCCCCGCACTCCACCAGCGATGATCCCTCGCGATATCGTCCCAAGGACGATTGGGAACACTGGCCTCTTGGAGATCCCATCGAACGCCTCAAATCGCATCTGATCGCGCTGGACGCATGGTCGGAGGAGCGCGAGAGCTTATTGATCCGACAATGCGAAGAAGAGGTGGCCGCCGCCTGGCGCGAAGCGACCACGTACGGCACCTTGAGCGACGGTCCACAGCTGGATCCCGATACCATGTTCGACGACGTGCTCAAGGAAAGAACCAGCAATCTGGAGCGCCAACGCCGGCAACTGGCGCAGGAGCGGGCAAAGCCATGA